From the genome of Gryllotalpicola protaetiae:
TTCCCGTTCTTCATCTTCATCCCGCTCTTCTGGATCGCGGTCATCGTCGTGCTCGCGGTCGTCTTCGGCAGGCGGCGCCGCGCCATGTGGGGCTACTGGCACAACCAGGGCGCGAGCTCGGCCGAGCAGACGCTCGCACAGCGCTACGCGAACGGCGACATCGACGAGAAGGAGTACCGCGCGCGCCTCGAGGTGCTGCGCGCGAACCGCCCGGAGTTCGGCCCCGGGCCGCGTTAGGCCGGCCGACTCACCAGTCGTGCATCGAGCCGTCGAGGAGACGGTTGACCGGCAGGTAGGCGCGCTCGTAGG
Proteins encoded in this window:
- a CDS encoding SHOCT domain-containing protein, with the protein product MWHNGFGFFPFFIFIPLFWIAVIVVLAVVFGRRRRAMWGYWHNQGASSAEQTLAQRYANGDIDEKEYRARLEVLRANRPEFGPGPR